The following are encoded together in the Tepidiforma bonchosmolovskayae genome:
- the hemC gene encoding hydroxymethylbilane synthase, giving the protein MTLLRLGTRGSQLALAQARLVADRLEAAAPGLAVELVTIATAGDRDQATPLAAGERPGWFTTAIQEALQRGEVDIAVHSLKDLPTRRPQGLVIAAVPLREDPRDALVSRTGAPLRSLPPGAVVGTGSPRREAQLRELRPDLDIRPIRGNVETRIRKVREGEYDAAVVALAGLRRLGLEAEAAEIFGFEELLPAPGQGALAVECRADDARARGLLARIDDPAVRLAVTAERSFLAAIEGGCSFPAAAYAEHFGTTLKLHALVASGGRIVRSKMGGPAETAAGLGRQLAEELLQRAGLR; this is encoded by the coding sequence ATGACCCTCCTCCGCCTCGGAACGCGCGGCAGCCAGCTCGCGCTCGCGCAGGCGCGGCTCGTGGCCGACCGCCTCGAAGCTGCCGCCCCCGGCCTGGCGGTCGAACTCGTCACCATCGCCACCGCCGGCGACCGCGACCAGGCGACCCCGCTCGCCGCGGGCGAACGCCCCGGCTGGTTCACCACCGCCATCCAGGAAGCCCTCCAGCGCGGCGAGGTCGACATCGCCGTCCACAGCCTCAAAGACCTGCCCACCCGCCGCCCGCAGGGGCTCGTTATCGCCGCCGTCCCGCTCCGCGAAGACCCCCGCGATGCCCTCGTCTCCCGCACCGGCGCTCCCCTCCGCAGCCTCCCACCCGGCGCGGTCGTCGGCACCGGTTCGCCCCGCCGCGAGGCCCAGCTCCGCGAACTCCGCCCCGACCTCGACATCCGCCCCATCCGCGGCAACGTCGAAACCCGCATCCGCAAGGTCCGCGAGGGCGAATACGATGCCGCCGTCGTCGCGCTCGCCGGGCTTCGCCGCCTCGGCCTCGAAGCTGAGGCCGCCGAAATCTTCGGCTTCGAAGAGCTGCTCCCCGCGCCCGGCCAGGGCGCCCTCGCTGTCGAATGCCGCGCCGACGACGCCCGCGCGCGCGGCCTGCTCGCCCGGATCGACGACCCTGCCGTCCGCCTCGCCGTGACCGCCGAGCGCAGCTTCCTCGCTGCCATCGAAGGCGGCTGCAGCTTCCCCGCCGCGGCCTACGCCGAGCACTTCGGCACCACCCTCAAGCTCCACGCCCTGGTCGCCTCCGGCGGGCGGATCGTCCGCTCGAAAATGGGCGGCCCCGCCGAGACCGCTGCCGGGCTCGGCCGCCAGCTCGCCGAAGAGCTCCTCCAGCGCGCCGGCCTCCGGTAG
- the hemL gene encoding glutamate-1-semialdehyde 2,1-aminomutase produces MTNESIREAAAGLFPGGVNSPVRSYRSVGGDPVPVVRGAGPYVFDADGARYIDYVGGFGPAILGHARPEVTRAIAEAAAEGLTFGALGPREVELAAAIREATGLERLRFLNSGTEATMTAIRIARAATGRDLVVKFDGCYHGHSDGLLVRAGSGVATLGMSDSAGVPQAVAGLTAVLPYNDPAALIRWFDAHPGDTAAVIVESIPANVGILAPDPEFLQVLQAVPRAHGALLIADEIITGFRLARGLSGVLPAADLVTLGKIIGGGLPIGAIGGPAHLLGLLAPEGPVYQAGTFSANPAVMAAGLATLQLLTPGAYQRLEQVARHLENGLRTAIRRAEVPASVVRYGSMLSLFFRPEPPRDYAQAREADTAAFARFHRAMRARGVLIPPSQFETWFVSLAHNEPEIDATVRAAAEALREACPA; encoded by the coding sequence ATGACCAACGAGTCCATCCGCGAAGCCGCTGCCGGCCTCTTCCCCGGCGGCGTCAACAGCCCCGTCCGCTCCTACCGATCCGTCGGCGGCGACCCCGTCCCCGTCGTCCGCGGCGCCGGCCCGTACGTCTTCGACGCCGACGGCGCCCGCTACATCGACTACGTCGGCGGCTTCGGGCCCGCCATCCTCGGCCACGCCCGCCCCGAAGTCACCCGCGCCATCGCCGAGGCCGCCGCCGAAGGGCTCACCTTCGGCGCGCTCGGCCCGCGCGAGGTCGAACTCGCCGCCGCCATCCGCGAGGCCACCGGCCTCGAACGCCTCCGGTTCCTCAACTCCGGCACCGAGGCGACCATGACGGCCATCCGCATCGCCCGCGCAGCCACTGGCCGCGACCTGGTCGTAAAGTTCGACGGCTGCTACCACGGCCACAGCGACGGCCTCCTCGTCCGGGCCGGGAGCGGGGTAGCGACCCTCGGCATGAGCGACTCCGCCGGTGTCCCCCAGGCCGTCGCCGGCCTCACCGCCGTCCTCCCCTACAACGACCCCGCCGCCCTCATCCGGTGGTTCGATGCCCACCCCGGCGATACCGCCGCCGTCATCGTCGAGAGCATCCCGGCAAACGTCGGCATCCTCGCGCCGGACCCTGAATTCCTCCAGGTGCTCCAGGCCGTCCCGCGCGCCCACGGCGCCCTCCTCATCGCCGACGAAATCATCACCGGCTTCCGGCTCGCTCGCGGCCTCTCCGGGGTCCTCCCCGCAGCCGACCTCGTTACCCTCGGGAAGATCATCGGCGGCGGGCTCCCCATCGGCGCCATCGGCGGCCCCGCGCACCTGCTCGGCCTCCTCGCGCCCGAAGGCCCGGTCTACCAGGCCGGCACCTTCAGCGCTAACCCCGCGGTCATGGCCGCCGGGCTCGCCACCCTTCAGCTCCTCACCCCCGGCGCCTACCAGCGCCTCGAGCAGGTCGCCCGCCACCTCGAAAACGGCCTCCGCACCGCCATCCGCCGCGCAGAAGTCCCGGCCAGCGTCGTCCGCTACGGCTCCATGCTCTCCCTCTTCTTCCGGCCCGAGCCCCCGCGCGATTACGCCCAGGCCCGCGAGGCCGACACCGCGGCCTTCGCCCGCTTCCACCGCGCCATGCGCGCGCGCGGCGTCCTCATCCCGCCGTCCCAGTTCGAAACCTGGTTCGTCTCCCTCGCCCATAACGAGCCCGAGATCGACGCCACCGTCCGCGCCGCCGCCGAAGCCCTCCGCGAGGCCTGCCCCGCATGA